In a single window of the Magnolia sinica isolate HGM2019 chromosome 7, MsV1, whole genome shotgun sequence genome:
- the LOC131250541 gene encoding putative pentatricopeptide repeat-containing protein At3g13770, mitochondrial: protein MTEYPKNLFQNHLAAQGTDKMARGQTKGKQIHARLILLSVIPENFLASKLVSMYSKSGQIHHARKVFDEIPHKNIFSFNAMLIAYSSHDQHSEALRLFSSLASFKPALKRDSFTISSLLKALSLVPLPHPILGKEIHASVLRHGFDSDRFVTNAVVTFYQCSCMGIVSGGLGKGLYWSRRARAEKDLLELQVVQLNVRKLEDELMSWKSMLKEIPDVSCSDDIPRKFASLQKELIDSMMKLGEISAHLKQLEVALESADLAKQHAETEAALAKEKAEESLLVVKRLELMVRIRSSDSW, encoded by the exons GGAAAGCAGATCCATGCCCGGCTCATCCTCCTCTCGGTCATCCCCGAAAACTTCCTCGCCTCAAAGCTCGTTTCCATGTACTCCAAATCCGGCCAAATCCATCACGCCCGCAAGGTGTTCGATGAAATTCCCCACAAAAATATCTTCTCTTTCAACGCCATGCTCATTGCCTATTCTTCACATGACCAGCACTCTGAAGCCCTTAGGCTCTTCTCGTCCTTGGCATCATTCAAACCCGCCCTTAAACGTGACAGTTTCACCATCTCCTCCCTCTTGAAAGCCTTGTCGTTGGTGCCGCTTCCGCATCCGATATTGGGTAAGGAGATTCACGCCTCTGTGCTTCGGCATGGCTTTGATTCTGATAGATTTGTCACCAATGCAGTGGTTACATTTTACCAATGCAGTTGCATGGGCATTGTTAGTGGTGGTTTGGGGAAGGGGTTATATTGG AGCCGCAGAGCGAGGGCAGAAAAGGATTTACTTGAACTACAAGTGGTCCAGCTGAATGTAAGGAAGTTGGAGGATGAACTGATGTCTTGGAAATCAATGCTGAAAGAGATCCCTGATGTTTCATGTTCTGATGATATTCCCAGAAAATTTGCCAGTTTGCAGAA AGAGCTAATTGATAGCATGATGAAGTTAGGTGAGATCAGTGCTCATCTGAAGCAGTTGGAGGTCGCCCTGGAATCTGCAGACCTTGCTAAGCAACATGCTGAAACAGAGGCTGCACTGGCCAAAGAGAAAGCTGAAGAATCATTGTTAGTGGTTAAACGGCTTGAGTTAATGGTGAGGATCAGGTCGAGCGACTCTTGGTGA